A single Nocardioides bizhenqiangii DNA region contains:
- a CDS encoding ABC transporter ATP-binding protein: MDHLLELRGLTVAYRTEEGRLPAVRGVDLCVDAGEVVGIAGESGCGKSTLASTVLRLQPKDALVAGEVLVSGRDVLTMGWGDLRALRWAEAAIVFQGALHSLNPVRRVETQIAEPIRLHEPDLPVADVGARVGELLEQVGLPAARSRVYPHQLSGGQRQRVMIAMALACRPQLIIADEPTTALDVMVQAQILDLISGLVRDLGVGLMIISHDLSVLADVCDRVAVMYAGRVVECGSADQVFSSPAHPYAQALSRAFPRVGDAAARYAPAGLAGDPPDPHDLPPGCSFAPRCARMIDACTEAEPPLLQVGGRQAACIRVGEA, from the coding sequence ATGGACCACCTGCTCGAGCTCCGCGGGCTGACCGTGGCCTATCGGACCGAAGAGGGTCGGCTGCCCGCCGTACGCGGCGTCGACCTGTGCGTCGACGCCGGCGAGGTGGTAGGCATCGCCGGGGAGTCGGGGTGCGGCAAGTCCACGCTCGCCAGCACGGTGCTGCGCCTCCAGCCGAAGGACGCCCTGGTGGCGGGCGAGGTGCTGGTCTCCGGGCGCGACGTGCTGACGATGGGATGGGGTGACCTCCGCGCGCTGCGCTGGGCCGAGGCCGCGATCGTCTTCCAGGGGGCGCTGCACTCGCTCAACCCGGTGCGCCGGGTCGAGACCCAGATCGCCGAGCCCATCCGTCTGCACGAGCCCGACCTTCCCGTCGCCGACGTCGGCGCCCGGGTCGGCGAGCTGCTCGAGCAGGTCGGCCTGCCCGCGGCGCGGTCGCGGGTCTACCCCCACCAGCTGTCGGGCGGCCAGCGGCAGCGGGTGATGATCGCGATGGCCCTGGCCTGCCGGCCCCAGCTGATCATCGCCGACGAGCCGACCACCGCGCTCGACGTGATGGTGCAGGCCCAGATCCTCGACCTGATCTCCGGCCTGGTGAGGGACCTCGGGGTGGGCCTGATGATCATCAGCCACGACCTGTCGGTGCTCGCCGACGTCTGCGACCGGGTGGCCGTGATGTACGCCGGTCGCGTCGTCGAGTGCGGGTCCGCGGACCAGGTCTTCAGCTCCCCGGCGCACCCCTACGCGCAGGCGTTGTCGCGAGCGTTCCCGCGGGTGGGGGACGCGGCGGCGCGGTACGCGCCAGCCGGTCTCGCCGGCGACCCGCCCGACCCGCACGACCTGCCCCCGGGCTGCTCGTTCGCGCCCAGGTGCGCGCGGATGATCGACGCCTGCACCGAGGCGGAGCCGCCGTTGCTGCAGGTCGGGGGCCGCCAGGCGGCGTGCATCCGGGTGGGGGAGGCATGA
- a CDS encoding ABC transporter ATP-binding protein has translation MSTSTGDAPLLAAKGVGVEFTTRAGTVATALDGVDLQVSSGEILALVGESGSGKTTLARTLVGLQRPTTGEVRFEGAPLSYSGRALRRLRSEVQMVLQDAAGSLNPRQTVYESVAEGIRLHRRAASDAEGRNEVELVAAALAEAGLRPPERIFLRYPHELSGGQKQRVLIAGALALRPRLLVADEPVSSLDASIRGEILALLLGLRESLGLGIVVVTHDLGLAWNIADRIAVMYLGRVVECGTAEQVLESPRHPYTRALLSVVPEIERITPIVLKGEVPDPTRIPGGCRFHPRCPAFADGTAASAGIEDNCRATPLPVLAATGEHRVACHLVSAPQS, from the coding sequence ATGAGCACATCGACGGGCGACGCGCCGCTGCTGGCAGCGAAGGGCGTGGGGGTCGAGTTCACCACTCGCGCCGGGACCGTGGCCACGGCACTCGACGGCGTCGACCTCCAGGTGAGCTCGGGCGAGATCCTGGCGCTGGTCGGTGAGTCCGGGTCGGGCAAGACCACGCTGGCCCGGACGCTGGTCGGGCTGCAACGTCCGACCACGGGCGAGGTGCGGTTCGAGGGCGCGCCGCTGTCCTACTCGGGCCGCGCGCTGCGGCGGCTGCGCAGCGAGGTGCAGATGGTGCTGCAGGACGCGGCGGGCTCGCTCAACCCCCGCCAGACCGTCTACGAGTCCGTCGCCGAGGGCATCCGGTTGCACCGCCGGGCGGCCTCCGACGCCGAAGGACGCAACGAGGTCGAGCTCGTGGCCGCGGCGCTCGCCGAGGCGGGGCTGCGCCCGCCCGAGCGCATCTTCCTGCGCTATCCCCACGAGCTGTCCGGAGGGCAGAAGCAGCGGGTGCTGATCGCCGGGGCGCTGGCGCTGCGACCCCGGCTGTTGGTCGCCGACGAGCCGGTGTCGTCGCTCGACGCGTCGATCCGTGGGGAGATCCTGGCGCTGCTGCTGGGTCTGCGTGAGTCGCTCGGCCTCGGGATCGTCGTCGTCACCCACGACCTGGGCCTGGCCTGGAACATCGCCGACCGGATCGCCGTGATGTACCTCGGCAGGGTCGTGGAGTGCGGCACGGCCGAGCAGGTCCTCGAGTCGCCGCGGCACCCCTACACGCGGGCCCTGCTCTCGGTCGTGCCCGAGATCGAGCGGATCACGCCGATCGTGCTCAAGGGGGAGGTGCCCGACCCCACCCGGATCCCGGGTGGCTGCCGGTTCCACCCGCGCTGCCCGGCGTTCGCCGACGGGACCGCGGCCTCGGCCGGGATCGAGGACAACTGCCGAGCGACGCCGCTGCCGGTGCTGGCCGCGACCGGCGAACACCGCGTCGCTTGCCATCTGGTGAGTGCCCCTCAGTCGTGA
- a CDS encoding aromatic ring-hydroxylating oxygenase subunit alpha encodes MQEALPREMYVDEAAWRVERDAVLYGEWFCVGRQEPLGLGDPSRVVALDVAGESVLVTSDEQGALHAAYNVCRHRGSQILPASSPDGPASACQASALRCPYHSWTYGLDGRLLRAPHADLDDTSAFSLAPVGVETWGGFVFVHLSPERARPLAESVARADATLANYGLADLVVGASFRYDVAANYKVLLENYNECYHCGPVHPELCRLVPSFAGGGDDLDWEAGIPHREGAWTFTTTGATSRAPLPGLDDDERVRHKGDLVYPNLMVSASADHVAAFVLLPHAPDRTTVECSLLFAKAAAEAADFDPGDAGELWDLVNQQDWAVCESVQRGMTSRSYRHGWFAPMEDDSLDIRRWLLPRLGRDPDGAT; translated from the coding sequence GTGCAGGAGGCACTGCCTCGGGAGATGTACGTCGACGAGGCTGCGTGGCGCGTCGAGCGCGACGCCGTGCTGTACGGCGAGTGGTTCTGCGTCGGCCGCCAGGAGCCCCTCGGCCTCGGCGATCCGTCGCGGGTCGTGGCGCTCGACGTGGCCGGTGAGTCCGTGCTGGTCACGAGCGACGAGCAGGGCGCACTGCACGCGGCGTACAACGTCTGCCGGCATCGCGGTAGCCAGATACTGCCGGCCTCATCGCCCGACGGCCCGGCGTCCGCGTGCCAGGCCTCTGCGTTGCGGTGCCCCTATCACTCCTGGACCTACGGCCTCGACGGTCGCCTGCTGAGGGCCCCGCACGCCGATCTCGACGACACCTCGGCGTTCTCGCTCGCCCCGGTCGGCGTCGAGACCTGGGGCGGCTTCGTCTTCGTCCACCTGTCGCCGGAACGGGCGCGACCGCTCGCCGAGTCGGTGGCCCGAGCGGACGCCACGCTCGCCAACTACGGCTTGGCCGACCTCGTGGTCGGGGCGAGCTTCCGCTACGACGTGGCGGCCAACTACAAGGTCCTGCTCGAGAACTACAACGAGTGCTACCACTGCGGACCGGTGCATCCCGAGCTCTGCCGTCTGGTGCCGTCGTTCGCCGGCGGCGGCGACGACCTCGACTGGGAGGCCGGCATCCCGCACCGCGAGGGCGCCTGGACCTTCACGACCACCGGCGCCACGTCGCGGGCACCGCTGCCCGGCCTCGACGACGACGAGCGTGTGCGGCACAAGGGTGACCTGGTCTATCCGAACCTGATGGTCTCGGCGTCGGCCGACCACGTCGCCGCGTTCGTGCTGCTGCCGCACGCTCCGGACCGCACGACGGTCGAGTGCTCGCTCCTCTTCGCGAAGGCCGCCGCCGAGGCTGCCGACTTCGACCCGGGCGATGCCGGCGAGCTCTGGGACCTGGTCAACCAGCAGGACTGGGCGGTCTGCGAGTCGGTGCAGCGCGGGATGACCTCGCGCAGCTACCGGCACGGCTGGTTCGCGCCGATGGAGGACGACAGCCTCGACATCCGGCGCTGGCTGCTGCCCAGGCTCGGCCGGGATCCGGATGGTGCCACGTGA
- the solA gene encoding N-methyl-L-tryptophan oxidase, protein MQVDYVVAGLGALGSAAAYELAGRGFSVVGLERFELGHTNGASHDTSRILRHSYHTPAYVRLTQDAYADWARLERASGRRLVTKVGGLDLFPSQAAIPPSDYLRSLTEVGIDHDVLDPGEVAVRWPQFRLADDVMALHQRDAAIVPAGLGTRTMQEQATKLGADLRPHSPVTGVDDLGEGGIAVATGVGTIRCRGLVVCADAWVNDVVGHLGVRVPVEVTLEQVTYFRPAKPARFAPERMPLWIWMDDPSYYGFPSYGEATIKAAQDCGGPVVDPDGRTSERDPAMEQRLAAFVGDLLPGSGPPVRSSRCQYTLTPDRDFVIAPVPGHETVVVGLGAAHGFKFAPTFGRLLSDLVVDGGTATDLTDFRLDRPALTDPAYAAHWLV, encoded by the coding sequence ATGCAGGTCGACTACGTCGTCGCCGGGCTGGGCGCACTCGGCTCGGCGGCCGCCTACGAGCTGGCGGGCCGCGGCTTCAGCGTCGTGGGGCTGGAGCGGTTCGAGCTCGGCCACACCAACGGTGCCAGCCACGACACGAGCCGGATCCTCCGGCACAGCTATCACACGCCGGCGTACGTGCGGCTGACCCAGGACGCCTACGCCGACTGGGCCCGGCTCGAGCGCGCGAGCGGTCGTCGCCTGGTCACGAAGGTGGGCGGCCTCGACCTGTTCCCGTCGCAGGCGGCGATCCCTCCCTCCGACTATCTCCGCTCGTTGACCGAGGTCGGGATCGACCACGACGTGCTCGACCCGGGAGAGGTAGCCGTTCGTTGGCCGCAGTTCAGGCTGGCGGACGACGTCATGGCGCTGCACCAGCGCGACGCCGCCATCGTCCCGGCCGGGCTCGGGACCCGGACCATGCAGGAGCAGGCGACGAAGCTCGGTGCCGACCTGCGACCGCACAGCCCGGTCACGGGCGTCGACGACCTGGGGGAGGGCGGGATCGCGGTCGCGACCGGCGTCGGCACGATCCGCTGCCGCGGGCTCGTGGTCTGCGCCGATGCCTGGGTCAACGACGTCGTCGGACACCTCGGCGTCCGGGTGCCGGTCGAGGTGACCCTCGAGCAGGTCACCTACTTCCGGCCGGCGAAGCCGGCGCGCTTCGCGCCGGAGCGGATGCCACTGTGGATCTGGATGGACGACCCGTCGTACTACGGGTTCCCCAGCTACGGGGAGGCGACGATCAAGGCCGCACAGGACTGCGGCGGCCCGGTCGTCGACCCGGACGGGCGTACGTCGGAGCGCGACCCCGCGATGGAGCAGCGGCTCGCCGCCTTCGTGGGTGACCTGCTGCCGGGCAGCGGCCCGCCGGTGCGCTCCTCGCGCTGCCAGTACACGCTGACTCCCGATCGCGACTTCGTGATCGCTCCGGTGCCGGGGCACGAGACGGTCGTGGTGGGGCTCGGGGCCGCGCACGGTTTCAAGTTCGCGCCGACGTTCGGGCGGCTGCTTTCCGACCTCGTCGTCGATGGCGGCACGGCGACCGATCTCACCGACTTCCGGCTGGACCGTCCGGCCCTGACCGATCCCGCCTACGCCGCCCACTGGTTGGTGTGA
- a CDS encoding TetR/AcrR family transcriptional regulator has product MTRSRRSVELRRDEILASTTETVDRIGLEATRVTDVAKALNVSAALIFYHFGTKDALVAEAFAYAVERDLSRLDKATAAGTDPVDKLRRALRSYGPTGAAKGWRIWIDAWALAQREPVIRKVLRRMEERWCEVLRALIDEGVADGSFTCPDPDATVARVSALIDGLCVAALVYRTISREQLRGWVAETVAREIGIEPEALS; this is encoded by the coding sequence GTGACCAGGAGCCGGCGCAGCGTCGAGCTGCGGCGCGACGAGATCCTGGCGTCGACCACCGAGACGGTGGACCGGATCGGCCTCGAGGCGACGCGGGTCACCGACGTCGCGAAGGCCCTGAACGTCAGCGCGGCGCTGATCTTCTATCACTTCGGGACCAAGGACGCGCTGGTCGCCGAGGCGTTCGCGTACGCCGTCGAGCGGGACCTGTCTCGGCTCGACAAGGCGACGGCCGCCGGCACCGACCCGGTCGACAAGCTGCGCCGGGCGCTGCGCTCCTACGGGCCGACCGGCGCTGCGAAGGGCTGGCGGATCTGGATCGACGCCTGGGCGCTCGCCCAGCGCGAACCGGTGATCCGCAAGGTGCTCCGGCGGATGGAGGAGCGCTGGTGCGAGGTGCTGCGCGCCCTGATCGACGAGGGCGTCGCGGACGGATCGTTCACGTGTCCCGACCCGGACGCCACCGTGGCTCGCGTCTCCGCGCTCATCGACGGCCTCTGCGTTGCCGCGCTGGTCTATCGCACGATCTCCCGGGAGCAGCTGCGGGGATGGGTGGCCGAGACGGTCGCCCGCGAGATCGGCATCGAGCCGGAGGCGCTGTCCTGA
- a CDS encoding aromatic ring-hydroxylating oxygenase subunit alpha, with the protein MTVDPMEIVRKAAPLDGEPVLMMPAEAYTSTEVLAWERRHLFAGTWTCLGRVADLFPVEPERPVTQRALILGDIACLLVNEQGTLRMYANTCRHRGHELLPEGSSTERRSVVCPYHAWTYDLQGRLIGAKGFRDDEGFDFAEHTLAELPVRVWEGWVFGHALHQAGSPQVPSFDEHLGALDTVVAPYAPGTLVVGDRHTYEVAANWKVISENYHECYHCPLIHPELCQVSPPSSGDNYDLPGSWVGGSMDLRDGMRTMSLTGELAATPLPGAPPTTVEYLHLLPNLLVSAHPDYVMTHRMVPLAPDRTWVECSWLVLPGADGSVPAAAAAVAFWDLTNKQDWAACESVQRGLASPHFAPGPFAPSEDAVAQLVSMIGRAYRTGRLVA; encoded by the coding sequence GTGACCGTCGACCCGATGGAGATCGTGCGCAAGGCCGCACCGCTGGACGGCGAGCCGGTGCTGATGATGCCGGCCGAGGCCTACACCTCGACCGAGGTGCTGGCCTGGGAACGGCGCCACCTTTTCGCGGGCACGTGGACGTGCCTGGGACGGGTCGCCGACCTGTTCCCGGTCGAGCCCGAGCGCCCCGTCACCCAGCGGGCGCTGATCCTCGGTGACATCGCGTGCCTGCTGGTCAACGAGCAGGGGACGCTCCGGATGTACGCGAACACCTGCCGGCATCGTGGCCACGAGCTGCTCCCCGAGGGATCGTCGACCGAGCGCCGGAGCGTCGTGTGTCCCTACCACGCCTGGACCTACGACCTGCAGGGCCGGCTGATCGGGGCCAAGGGCTTCCGTGACGACGAGGGCTTCGACTTCGCCGAGCACACCCTGGCCGAGCTGCCCGTGCGGGTGTGGGAGGGCTGGGTCTTCGGGCACGCCCTGCACCAGGCCGGTTCACCGCAGGTGCCGTCGTTCGACGAGCATCTCGGTGCCCTCGACACCGTGGTGGCGCCGTACGCACCGGGCACGCTCGTCGTCGGTGACCGCCACACCTACGAGGTTGCGGCCAACTGGAAGGTGATCTCGGAGAACTACCACGAGTGCTATCACTGCCCGCTGATCCACCCGGAGCTGTGCCAGGTCAGCCCGCCGTCCTCGGGTGACAACTACGACCTCCCGGGCAGCTGGGTCGGTGGCTCGATGGACCTGCGCGACGGCATGCGCACGATGTCGCTCACCGGTGAGCTGGCCGCCACGCCGCTGCCCGGTGCGCCGCCGACGACGGTGGAGTACCTGCACCTGCTGCCGAACCTGCTGGTGTCGGCGCATCCCGACTACGTGATGACCCACCGGATGGTGCCACTGGCGCCCGACCGCACCTGGGTGGAGTGCTCATGGTTGGTGCTGCCCGGTGCCGATGGTTCGGTGCCCGCCGCGGCCGCCGCCGTGGCGTTCTGGGACCTCACCAACAAGCAGGACTGGGCTGCGTGCGAGTCGGTGCAGCGGGGCCTGGCCAGCCCGCACTTCGCGCCCGGCCCGTTCGCCCCCAGCGAGGACGCGGTCGCGCAGCTCGTGTCGATGATCGGTCGGGCCTACCGCACCGGCCGGCTGGTGGCGTAG